Proteins from a genomic interval of Aquabacterium sp. J223:
- a CDS encoding diacylglycerol kinase, translating to MTNPYKGRTGLDRLVRASGYSMQGLASAYRGEHAFRQEVWLAAVLLPLSFWLAATWVEWALLAGSVMAVMVVELLNTGIESVVDRVSYETHALSKRAKDIASAAVLLSVLTCAGIWIAALWHRFLT from the coding sequence ATGACCAACCCTTACAAGGGCCGCACCGGCCTGGACCGCCTGGTGCGCGCCAGCGGCTATTCGATGCAGGGCCTGGCGTCGGCCTACCGGGGCGAACATGCCTTCCGCCAGGAGGTGTGGCTGGCGGCGGTGCTGCTGCCGCTGTCGTTCTGGCTGGCCGCCACCTGGGTGGAATGGGCGCTGCTGGCCGGCTCGGTGATGGCCGTGATGGTGGTCGAACTGCTCAACACCGGCATCGAGTCGGTGGTCGACCGGGTGTCGTACGAGACGCACGCGCTGTCCAAGCGCGCGAAGGACATCGCCAGTGCCGCGGTGCTGCTGTCCGTCCTGACCTGCGCGGGCATCTGGATCGCCGCGCTGTGGCACCGCTTCCTGACCTGA